In a single window of the Thermoplasma sp. Kam2015 genome:
- the fdhF gene encoding formate dehydrogenase subunit alpha translates to MTLTICPYCGTGCQIEVDYSGDHYTVHGYTRSVVNEGKLCIKGYQGLSYAGSRDRITSPMIRRGDVWTEVSWDEALDYVARRLTEIRDKYGPDSIAFQASAKCTNEENYLIQKIARMMGTNNVDHCARSCHSSTVAGLIRTLGTAAATGSIKSLKSTETFFVIGSNTTEQHPIIGTTIIRQKKAGKKLIVADPRRTKLASIADVFLQFRPGSDVALLNSMMFVILKENLIDSEFIRTRTTDFDAFAAEIEKYPPEITEQITGVSPDLLEKAAELYAGNRPSAILYGMGITQHIHGTENVMSVSNLALMTGNIGRYGSGIFPLRGQNNVQGSSDMGALSEFYPGYIPADSDGVERFEKIWGAKLPRNIGLMLSEMFDAAIDGRVKAIYLMGENPVITEANLSDVEKGLKNLDLFVVQDIFMTETAKFAHVILPASSALEKDGTFTNTERRIQRVVAVKDPPGDAKPDWWILSQLYSRLFHREAYRSPEEIFNEIRVAIPNYSGAKYENLYPDGKQWPINDQHPEGTEILHVERFTRGLGRFMAIPYKPPSETPDDQYPFILTTGRNYYHWHSGTMTRRSDILERESPNPYVEISVNDAKKLSIRNGQSITVESRHGSIRLPAMVTSKIPDGIVFVPFHFKEARVNLLVGENLDPYSKIPEFKVVAVRVIA, encoded by the coding sequence ATGACTCTAACAATCTGTCCTTACTGCGGGACAGGATGTCAGATAGAGGTCGATTATTCAGGGGATCATTACACTGTGCATGGTTATACAAGATCCGTCGTGAATGAGGGAAAGCTATGCATCAAGGGATATCAGGGGCTTTCCTATGCAGGGTCACGCGACAGGATAACCTCTCCCATGATCAGGAGAGGGGATGTATGGACAGAGGTGAGCTGGGACGAAGCATTGGATTACGTGGCAAGGAGGCTCACCGAGATCAGGGATAAATATGGTCCGGATTCCATAGCGTTTCAGGCATCAGCGAAGTGTACGAATGAGGAGAACTATCTGATCCAGAAGATAGCACGCATGATGGGAACAAACAATGTGGATCACTGCGCAAGAAGCTGCCACAGCTCTACCGTTGCAGGACTCATACGTACGCTTGGGACAGCCGCGGCGACAGGTTCCATAAAGAGCTTGAAGTCCACCGAAACCTTCTTTGTTATAGGATCAAACACAACGGAGCAGCATCCAATAATAGGCACAACGATAATAAGGCAGAAAAAGGCTGGCAAGAAGCTGATCGTCGCCGATCCAAGGAGAACGAAGCTCGCCTCCATAGCGGACGTTTTTCTCCAGTTCAGGCCAGGATCCGACGTGGCGCTCCTGAACTCCATGATGTTTGTCATACTCAAGGAGAATCTCATTGATTCCGAGTTCATCAGAACAAGGACGACCGATTTTGATGCCTTTGCCGCCGAGATTGAGAAGTACCCGCCTGAGATAACCGAACAGATCACCGGAGTATCTCCCGATCTTTTGGAGAAAGCAGCAGAACTATATGCTGGGAACAGGCCATCGGCCATACTCTATGGTATGGGCATAACTCAGCATATACACGGTACTGAAAATGTCATGAGCGTCTCAAATCTGGCTCTTATGACCGGAAACATAGGCCGATACGGGTCAGGCATCTTTCCGCTTAGAGGCCAGAACAATGTCCAGGGGTCAAGTGATATGGGCGCCCTTTCGGAATTTTACCCCGGATACATTCCGGCAGATTCGGATGGGGTTGAAAGGTTTGAAAAGATATGGGGTGCCAAACTTCCAAGAAATATCGGTCTCATGCTCTCAGAGATGTTCGATGCGGCCATAGACGGGAGGGTTAAGGCGATATATCTCATGGGTGAAAACCCAGTGATAACAGAAGCGAATCTGTCTGATGTTGAAAAGGGCCTAAAAAACCTAGATCTGTTTGTCGTTCAGGATATATTCATGACGGAGACGGCAAAATTCGCACATGTCATCCTTCCGGCATCCTCGGCACTTGAAAAGGATGGCACATTCACAAACACTGAACGGAGGATTCAGAGGGTGGTTGCTGTGAAGGATCCGCCGGGAGATGCAAAACCAGACTGGTGGATACTGAGCCAGCTCTATTCAAGGCTGTTCCATCGTGAGGCGTACAGGTCTCCGGAGGAAATATTCAACGAGATCAGGGTGGCAATTCCAAACTACTCTGGAGCCAAGTATGAAAACCTCTATCCTGACGGAAAGCAGTGGCCGATAAACGATCAGCATCCAGAAGGGACTGAAATACTGCATGTGGAGAGGTTCACAAGGGGGCTGGGCAGATTCATGGCTATCCCGTACAAGCCACCATCTGAAACGCCAGACGATCAGTATCCATTCATCCTCACCACTGGAAGGAATTATTACCACTGGCATTCAGGCACTATGACGAGGCGCAGTGATATACTAGAAAGGGAATCTCCGAATCCGTATGTGGAGATAAGTGTCAATGACGCAAAGAAGCTGTCTATAAGGAATGGACAGAGTATAACGGTGGAATCTAGGCATGGATCCATAAGGCTGCCTGCTATGGTGACCTCCAAGATACCGGACGGGATAGTGTTTGTACCATTCCATTTCAAGGAGGCCAGGGTAAATCTACTGGTGGGAGAAAACCTGGATCCATATTCCAAGATACCGGAATTCAAGGTAGTTGCGGTTAGGGTGATCGCATGA
- a CDS encoding valine--tRNA ligase: MDIDINQMEEKWIKYWDENDIYRFEPDKRSRVFAIDTPPPTVSGKMHMGHSFSYPHIDFIARYKRMRGYHVFFPWGFDDNGLPTERYVEKETGVKPNENNVEEFIRLCKDLSEASEKSLLEGWKRIGMSCYFKDYYVTSSPESIRISQSMFLDLVKKGRVYRDLAPSIRCPTCKTSISQIEMKDQEMHTKLVYINFSVEGKTLTIATTRPEMLGSCVAVFVNPQDARYSQLIGREATVPIFDRRVKIMADDTVDMNFGTGAEMVCTFGDQNDLDLWKKYNLPLRMSIDKDGRMTDEAGPLKGMTIGDARKKIVELLKEQGYVVKEESIKHSVNTHERCGTPIEIFIEKQWFIKYLDMKDAFIDNGRRIEWIPDYMRVRYENWVNGLKWDWLISRQRYYGVPFPVWYCADCGNTIYADEKDLPVDPRIQKPSKKCDKCGSTNLVPERDVMDTWATSSLTPRIALTHFGYFDRYYPEDLRGQGHDIISFWAFTTIARSKMHDDKIPWYKIMISGNVYDMYGEKMSKSKGNIVDIYTVIEKYGADALRFWASTVSQGDDIRIKDQDFTRGRRTVIKMYNAKKLIDILKGQRTVRVFDDVKNPVNRWILTEESKILEALTEYMENYEVAKARTTLDTFFWNVFCDNYLEMIKPIVQRSSESGNYDEVDETLYTASKVMLDVAKAYAPIMPFISEEIYQTMDFPGRKISVHVDSWSEEKRRYSDADEVSYLVSVIDAVRSAKSNAKVSIGTRVKKATISGKRQTLEKYRDLIAAMLRIDDVEIFDGDTVGATVFP; the protein is encoded by the coding sequence ATGGACATAGACATAAATCAGATGGAAGAAAAATGGATCAAATACTGGGATGAGAATGATATCTACAGGTTCGAACCTGATAAACGGAGCAGGGTATTCGCGATTGACACCCCACCACCTACAGTATCTGGAAAGATGCATATGGGGCATTCATTTTCATATCCACATATAGATTTCATAGCAAGATACAAGCGCATGCGCGGCTATCATGTGTTCTTTCCATGGGGCTTCGACGACAATGGCCTTCCGACTGAGAGGTATGTTGAGAAGGAAACCGGCGTGAAACCCAATGAAAATAATGTTGAGGAGTTCATAAGACTTTGCAAGGATCTGAGCGAGGCCAGCGAAAAATCGCTACTTGAAGGGTGGAAGCGCATAGGAATGAGCTGTTACTTCAAGGATTATTACGTCACCAGCTCGCCTGAATCCATAAGGATATCGCAATCCATGTTTCTCGATCTTGTGAAGAAGGGGAGGGTTTACAGGGATCTGGCTCCATCCATAAGGTGTCCCACATGTAAGACCTCCATCTCGCAGATCGAGATGAAGGATCAGGAGATGCATACAAAGCTCGTATACATCAACTTCAGCGTGGAAGGTAAAACTCTTACCATAGCCACAACCAGGCCTGAGATGCTTGGATCATGCGTGGCCGTATTCGTTAATCCGCAGGATGCGAGATACAGCCAGCTCATAGGCAGGGAGGCAACCGTTCCGATCTTTGACAGGCGAGTAAAGATCATGGCCGACGATACGGTTGATATGAACTTCGGCACGGGCGCAGAGATGGTGTGCACCTTCGGCGACCAGAACGACCTTGATCTCTGGAAGAAATACAACCTGCCGCTCCGCATGAGCATAGACAAGGACGGTAGAATGACGGATGAGGCAGGCCCGCTGAAGGGCATGACCATAGGCGATGCAAGAAAGAAGATCGTGGAACTGCTCAAGGAACAGGGCTATGTGGTCAAGGAGGAGAGCATAAAGCATTCCGTGAACACGCATGAGAGATGCGGAACTCCCATTGAAATATTCATAGAGAAGCAGTGGTTCATAAAGTATCTAGATATGAAGGATGCATTCATCGATAACGGGCGCAGGATAGAGTGGATACCGGATTACATGCGCGTCAGGTATGAGAACTGGGTCAATGGCCTCAAATGGGATTGGCTCATATCAAGGCAGAGGTATTATGGCGTACCGTTTCCGGTATGGTACTGTGCAGACTGCGGAAACACCATATACGCCGATGAAAAGGATCTCCCGGTGGATCCACGCATACAGAAACCAAGCAAAAAATGCGATAAATGTGGTTCCACAAACCTCGTACCGGAACGCGATGTTATGGATACGTGGGCCACGTCATCGCTAACACCAAGGATAGCGCTTACGCACTTTGGATACTTTGACCGTTATTACCCGGAGGATCTGAGGGGACAGGGACATGATATAATCTCGTTCTGGGCTTTCACTACCATAGCCAGATCGAAGATGCACGATGATAAGATACCGTGGTACAAGATCATGATCAGCGGCAATGTCTACGACATGTATGGAGAGAAGATGAGCAAAAGCAAGGGTAACATAGTGGACATATACACCGTCATAGAAAAATATGGGGCTGATGCCCTGAGATTCTGGGCTTCAACTGTGTCGCAGGGTGACGACATAAGGATAAAGGATCAGGACTTTACCAGAGGACGGAGAACGGTCATAAAGATGTACAATGCAAAGAAGCTCATAGACATATTGAAAGGCCAGAGAACCGTGCGCGTATTCGACGACGTCAAGAACCCCGTTAACAGGTGGATACTCACCGAGGAGTCAAAGATCCTGGAAGCCCTAACAGAGTACATGGAAAATTATGAGGTTGCAAAGGCCAGGACGACGCTTGACACATTTTTCTGGAACGTGTTCTGCGACAATTATCTTGAGATGATAAAGCCCATAGTTCAGAGATCATCAGAATCTGGAAACTACGATGAGGTGGATGAAACACTTTACACCGCTTCAAAGGTCATGCTTGACGTTGCCAAGGCCTATGCACCAATAATGCCATTCATATCTGAGGAGATATATCAGACCATGGATTTCCCCGGAAGAAAGATAAGCGTTCATGTGGATTCCTGGTCGGAGGAAAAACGCCGCTACAGCGATGCAGATGAGGTATCTTACCTGGTGAGCGTGATCGACGCCGTAAGATCTGCCAAGTCAAACGCAAAGGTTTCGATCGGAACGAGGGTAAAGAAAGCCACTATCAGTGGAAAACGCCAGACATTGGAAAAATATAGGGATCTCATCGCTGCAATGCTGAGAATAGACGATGTAGAAATTTTTGATGGGGATACAGTTGGGGCCACGGTATTCCCATGA
- the pyrG gene encoding glutamine hydrolyzing CTP synthase, with protein MMQYIVVTGGVISGLGKGTITSSIGHILKDSGIKVSAVKIDPYINYDAGTMNPYQHGEVFVLDDGGEVDLDLGNYERFMNINLTKNNNITTGKVYLEVIQKERHGDYLGKTVQIIPHITDEIKRRIRDVAKSSGADIVLIEVGGTVGDIESMPFLEALRQLKREESNVVFAHVTLVPEIGPTMEQKTKPTQHSVKSLREIGIQPDIIFARSKRRLTDETKARISLFTDVPVEGIISVSDVENVYLLPQIMVKEGLITRLSKLLNMDINYRDSWSEYTENIRNPRERVKIAIVGKYVDLHDAYISHKEAFSHVTGNTGIAVDIMWIDSETVRYDQSVLAEADAILIPGGFGYRGVEGKIAATKYALDNGIPFLGICLGFQVAVIAVARYVLGLEGANSTEFDEKTKYPVVDILPEQKGIKDLGGTMRLGSKKVIIKKGTLAHRIYGTDVIYERHRHRYEVNPDYIDMIEKAGFRFSATDDEGMRMEILEKNGDDSFIATQYHSEFKSRPLDPSKVHLHLVEQALIYKQRRIREKHEGYATAASGQSQ; from the coding sequence ATAATGCAGTACATAGTTGTGACTGGTGGAGTTATATCTGGTCTCGGAAAAGGTACAATTACCTCCAGCATCGGTCATATTTTGAAGGATTCCGGTATAAAGGTATCCGCAGTTAAGATTGATCCATACATAAATTATGATGCAGGCACGATGAATCCTTACCAGCACGGTGAGGTCTTTGTTCTTGATGATGGGGGTGAAGTTGATCTCGATCTGGGCAACTACGAGCGTTTCATGAACATCAACCTCACGAAGAACAACAACATAACAACGGGCAAGGTTTACCTTGAGGTCATACAGAAGGAAAGGCATGGAGACTATCTGGGGAAGACAGTACAGATCATACCGCACATAACGGATGAGATAAAACGGAGGATAAGGGACGTGGCGAAATCCAGCGGTGCTGACATAGTTCTCATAGAGGTTGGCGGCACTGTTGGTGATATAGAATCTATGCCTTTTCTTGAGGCTCTGAGACAGCTCAAGCGCGAGGAATCGAATGTTGTCTTCGCCCATGTTACGCTCGTTCCTGAGATAGGTCCAACCATGGAGCAGAAGACAAAGCCAACCCAGCACAGTGTTAAATCGCTAAGAGAAATAGGCATTCAGCCAGATATAATATTTGCAAGATCAAAGAGGAGGCTGACCGATGAAACAAAGGCGAGGATATCGCTCTTTACAGATGTGCCTGTTGAGGGTATTATAAGCGTGAGCGATGTGGAAAATGTATACCTCCTGCCACAGATCATGGTGAAGGAAGGCCTGATAACGAGGCTCTCAAAGCTCCTGAACATGGATATAAACTACAGGGACTCTTGGTCGGAATACACAGAGAACATAAGGAATCCCAGAGAAAGGGTAAAGATAGCCATCGTCGGCAAGTATGTGGATCTGCATGATGCGTATATCAGCCACAAGGAAGCTTTCTCGCATGTGACTGGCAATACAGGCATTGCAGTTGACATAATGTGGATCGACTCCGAAACGGTAAGGTACGATCAGAGCGTTCTGGCTGAAGCGGACGCCATTCTGATACCTGGAGGATTCGGATACAGGGGGGTGGAGGGGAAGATAGCGGCCACAAAGTACGCTCTGGATAATGGTATTCCATTCCTTGGAATATGCCTTGGTTTCCAGGTGGCTGTGATCGCAGTGGCAAGATACGTTCTTGGTCTTGAAGGCGCCAACAGCACCGAATTTGATGAGAAGACAAAATATCCTGTCGTGGACATACTGCCAGAACAGAAGGGCATAAAGGATCTGGGTGGTACGATGCGCCTCGGATCAAAGAAGGTCATAATAAAGAAGGGTACCCTGGCGCACAGGATATACGGGACAGACGTCATATACGAGAGGCACAGGCACAGATACGAGGTCAATCCAGATTATATCGACATGATCGAAAAGGCCGGTTTCCGGTTCTCGGCGACAGATGATGAGGGTATGAGAATGGAGATCCTGGAGAAAAACGGTGATGATAGCTTCATAGCCACGCAATACCACAGTGAATTCAAATCAAGACCGCTTGATCCATCAAAGGTCCATCTGCATCTTGTGGAACAGGCGTTGATTTATAAGCAGAGAAGGATCAGGGAAAAACATGAAGGATACGCTACAGCAGCTAGTGGTCAAAGTCAATAA
- a CDS encoding SCP2 sterol-binding domain-containing protein: MKDTLQQLVVKVNKKFENDPKYREKLKSLSRSINLEFDGKDNYHFYLKDSHLSDVEEGKIEADINVMVSSDVFNKILAKEIDPLTAYLTKQIRIKASLMDKLLISDLLK; encoded by the coding sequence ATGAAGGATACGCTACAGCAGCTAGTGGTCAAAGTCAATAAGAAGTTTGAGAATGATCCAAAATACAGGGAAAAACTCAAGTCCCTGAGCAGGAGCATAAACCTGGAGTTCGATGGCAAGGATAACTACCACTTCTATCTCAAAGACTCGCATCTAAGCGATGTTGAGGAGGGAAAGATAGAGGCGGACATCAATGTGATGGTTTCATCGGATGTGTTCAATAAGATACTTGCCAAGGAGATAGATCCGCTTACGGCCTACCTGACCAAGCAGATAAGGATAAAGGCTTCGCTCATGGATAAACTGCTCATATCTGATCTTCTGAAGTAA
- a CDS encoding type II toxin-antitoxin system VapC family toxin, with the protein MIYVIDTSAIISRNLNLLDGDLIFPSSVISEIKRGKLRYMIDALLPMIRVVSPGQEYLKVVEDTAAKTGDLMNLSQTDKDVLALALQYGGTIVTDDYSIQNVASYLNLKFVNANIKRIEKQIAWVYRCTGCKKVFSVPVKVCDICGHDVKRHYDKKRSMIKKV; encoded by the coding sequence ATGATATATGTTATAGACACATCCGCCATAATCTCCAGGAACCTCAATCTGCTGGATGGAGACCTCATATTTCCGTCATCAGTGATCAGCGAGATCAAGAGAGGCAAACTGCGCTACATGATCGATGCGCTGCTTCCCATGATCAGGGTTGTCAGCCCTGGCCAGGAATATCTGAAGGTGGTGGAAGATACCGCAGCTAAAACCGGAGATCTGATGAATCTGAGCCAGACCGACAAGGATGTTCTTGCCCTGGCTTTGCAGTATGGCGGTACCATAGTGACGGACGATTATTCAATACAGAACGTAGCATCATACCTGAACCTGAAATTTGTAAACGCAAACATAAAACGTATTGAAAAGCAGATAGCCTGGGTGTACAGGTGCACAGGATGCAAGAAGGTATTCTCAGTACCCGTGAAGGTATGCGATATATGCGGGCATGATGTTAAGAGGCACTACGACAAGAAGAGATCGATGATAAAGAAGGTCTAG
- a CDS encoding DUF99 family protein, with product MTDGMDDHPRNSLSLEYEPLPEKLRIKRGMRILGVDDSPFRRGDSESSLIGVLMRIDGYLEAIQKDRVHVDGNDVNEAIARLFRKTGSLAKVIMMSGISFAGFNICDIDSLHRELGVPVISLFEPGGSVEKMIRAIEKHLRDEEKVRILRSLKPVEIRNNGYVIMANLSGIDPRSAQEIIERNTLRGKFPEAVRIADLVGRISVT from the coding sequence ATGACCGATGGAATGGACGATCATCCAAGGAACAGTTTATCGCTTGAATATGAGCCTTTGCCGGAGAAACTCAGGATCAAAAGGGGCATGAGGATACTTGGCGTCGATGATTCCCCATTCAGAAGAGGCGACAGTGAGAGCAGCCTTATAGGCGTCCTGATGAGGATTGATGGCTATCTTGAAGCCATACAGAAGGATCGCGTGCATGTGGATGGAAACGATGTCAATGAGGCCATAGCCAGGCTGTTCAGGAAAACCGGATCCCTGGCGAAGGTAATAATGATGAGCGGTATATCGTTTGCAGGTTTCAATATATGTGATATAGATTCCCTCCATCGAGAACTTGGTGTGCCGGTTATATCCCTGTTTGAACCCGGAGGAAGCGTGGAGAAGATGATACGGGCCATAGAAAAACACCTCAGAGATGAGGAAAAGGTGAGGATACTGAGATCCCTGAAACCGGTGGAGATAAGAAACAATGGATACGTAATAATGGCAAACCTTTCTGGCATAGACCCGCGGAGCGCCCAGGAGATCATAGAGAGAAACACGCTGAGGGGAAAATTTCCTGAGGCAGTGAGAATAGCTGATCTTGTGGGAAGGATCTCTGTAACCTAG